One window from the genome of Enterobacter asburiae encodes:
- a CDS encoding DNA cytosine methyltransferase, producing the protein MTEPAPEQAEKSTATVQALLRQLLDIYDAKTLANLLVAHGESHWSPAILKRLLTSERAGRRLSEGEFRYLQNLLPRPSAAHPNYAFRFIDLFAGIGGIRHGFEAIGGQCVFTSEWNKHAVRTYKANWYCDPHEHHFNADIRDVTLSHKSGVTDEHAAEHIRQTIPAHDVLLAGFPCQPFSLAGVSKKNALGRAHGFACDTQGTLFFDVARIIDACRPAIFVLENVKNLKSHDGGKTFRIIMQTLDELGYDVADSQDMGADDPKIIDGKHFLPQHRERIVLVGFRRDLNLKGNFTLRDIPSLYPERRPTVADLLEPVVDAKFILTPVLWKYLYRYAKKHQAKGNGFGFGMVNPNDPHSVTRTLSARYYKDGAEILIDRGWDKALGETDFDDPHNQRHRPRRLTPRECARLMGFETPQGYRFRIPVSDTQAYRQFGNSVVVPAFAAVAKLLASRIRQAVALRQGEAVNDGCSR; encoded by the coding sequence GTGACAGAGCCCGCGCCTGAGCAGGCTGAGAAATCAACGGCAACGGTGCAGGCGTTACTGCGCCAGCTGTTGGATATCTATGATGCTAAAACGCTGGCCAATCTGCTGGTGGCGCACGGCGAGAGCCACTGGAGCCCGGCGATCCTTAAACGTCTGCTGACCAGCGAGCGCGCAGGGCGTCGCCTGAGTGAGGGCGAGTTTCGTTATCTGCAAAACCTGCTTCCGCGTCCTTCTGCCGCGCACCCGAACTATGCCTTCCGTTTTATCGATCTGTTTGCCGGTATCGGCGGCATCCGACACGGTTTTGAAGCTATCGGCGGACAGTGCGTGTTTACCAGTGAGTGGAACAAACATGCCGTAAGGACCTACAAGGCCAACTGGTACTGCGATCCGCACGAGCATCATTTCAACGCGGATATCCGCGATGTGACCCTGAGCCATAAAAGCGGCGTAACGGATGAACACGCCGCCGAGCACATTCGCCAGACGATCCCGGCGCATGACGTGCTGCTGGCAGGCTTCCCGTGTCAGCCCTTCTCGCTGGCCGGTGTCTCCAAAAAGAATGCCCTCGGACGCGCCCACGGTTTTGCCTGCGATACCCAGGGAACGCTGTTTTTTGATGTGGCGCGCATCATCGATGCCTGCCGTCCGGCCATCTTTGTGCTGGAAAACGTCAAAAATCTAAAGAGCCACGACGGTGGAAAAACCTTCCGCATTATCATGCAAACGCTGGATGAATTGGGTTATGACGTGGCCGATTCACAGGACATGGGCGCGGACGATCCCAAAATCATTGATGGGAAACATTTCCTGCCCCAGCATCGTGAACGTATCGTGCTGGTAGGTTTCCGCCGCGATCTCAATCTCAAGGGGAATTTCACCCTTCGGGATATCCCGTCTCTGTATCCCGAGCGGCGTCCAACCGTGGCCGACCTGCTGGAACCTGTCGTTGACGCGAAATTTATCCTGACCCCGGTGCTGTGGAAATACCTCTACCGCTACGCCAAGAAACATCAGGCGAAGGGCAACGGCTTCGGTTTTGGGATGGTAAACCCCAACGATCCCCACAGCGTGACCCGCACGCTGTCTGCTCGCTACTACAAAGACGGCGCGGAAATCCTGATCGACAGGGGCTGGGACAAGGCGCTGGGTGAAACAGATTTCGACGATCCGCATAATCAACGTCACCGTCCGCGACGCTTAACGCCGCGGGAATGCGCCCGGCTGATGGGATTTGAGACCCCGCAGGGCTACCGCTTCCGCATTCCGGTTTCGGACACCCAGGCGTACCGCCAGTTCGGTAATTCGGTGGTGGTTCCCGCGTTCGCGGCGGTGGCCAAACTGCTGGCCTCGCGCATCAGACAGGCGGTGGCACTCCGTCAGGGCGAGGCCGTCAATGACGGATGTTCACGATAA
- a CDS encoding very short patch repair endonuclease codes for MTDVHDKATRSKNMRAIGTRDTAIEKRLAGLLTQAGFDFRVQDPALAGRPDFVIDAWQCIIFTHGCFWHHHDCYLFKVPATRTDFWLDKIGKNVERDSRDLSALIAQGWRVMIVWECALRGRLKLNDADLTERLEEWICGGGQTAQIDTQGIHQLKVSPPRKA; via the coding sequence ATGACGGATGTTCACGATAAGGCGACGCGCAGCAAAAACATGCGTGCCATCGGCACGCGTGACACCGCCATCGAAAAGCGCCTGGCCGGGCTGCTGACGCAGGCGGGCTTTGATTTCCGCGTGCAGGATCCCGCGCTTGCGGGCCGGCCGGATTTCGTCATCGACGCCTGGCAGTGCATCATCTTTACCCACGGCTGTTTCTGGCACCACCACGACTGCTACCTGTTTAAAGTCCCCGCGACGCGCACCGATTTCTGGCTGGATAAAATTGGCAAAAACGTCGAGCGCGACAGCCGGGACCTGAGCGCGCTGATTGCGCAGGGCTGGCGGGTGATGATCGTCTGGGAGTGCGCGCTGAGGGGCAGATTAAAACTGAACGATGCCGATCTGACCGAACGGCTGGAAGAGTGGATCTGCGGCGGCGGCCAGACCGCGCAGATCGACACCCAGGGAATTCACCAGCTTAAGGTTTCTCCACCCCGCAAGGCGTGA
- the yedA gene encoding drug/metabolite exporter YedA, whose translation MRFRQLLPLIGALFSLYIIWGSTYFVIRIGVESWPPLMMAGIRFLSAGVLLLAFLLLRGHKLPPLRPMLNAALIGLLLLAVGNGFVTIAEHQNVPSGIAAVVVATVPLFTLCFSRLFGIRTRKLEWLGIGIGLAGIILLNSGGNLSGNPWGAVIILIGSMSWAFGSVYGSRIELPAGMMAGAIEMLAAGIVLLLASTLTGEKLTTLPPLSGFLAVGYLALFGSIIAINAYMFLIRNVSPAVATSYAYVNPVVAVLLGTGLGGETLSSVEWLALGVIVFAVVLVTLGKYLLPAKPVVTPCGVEKP comes from the coding sequence ATGCGTTTCCGGCAACTGCTACCGCTCATTGGGGCACTCTTTTCGCTGTACATCATCTGGGGTTCAACCTACTTTGTCATTCGCATCGGCGTGGAAAGCTGGCCTCCACTGATGATGGCGGGCATCCGCTTCCTCTCGGCTGGCGTGCTGCTGCTGGCCTTCCTGCTGCTGCGCGGGCACAAGCTTCCCCCGCTGCGCCCGATGCTGAATGCCGCCCTCATCGGCCTGCTGCTGCTGGCGGTGGGAAATGGGTTTGTCACGATTGCCGAGCACCAGAACGTACCGTCCGGGATCGCCGCCGTGGTCGTTGCCACCGTACCGCTGTTTACCCTCTGCTTTAGCCGCCTTTTCGGTATCCGTACCCGCAAGCTGGAATGGCTGGGGATTGGTATTGGCCTTGCTGGCATTATTCTGCTGAACAGCGGCGGCAACCTGAGCGGGAATCCGTGGGGCGCCGTCATCATCCTGATTGGCTCGATGAGCTGGGCGTTTGGTTCCGTCTACGGTTCGCGTATCGAACTGCCGGCCGGCATGATGGCGGGGGCGATTGAGATGCTTGCCGCCGGAATCGTGCTGCTGCTCGCCTCCACGCTGACGGGAGAAAAGCTGACGACCCTGCCGCCATTGTCGGGCTTTCTGGCGGTAGGCTACCTGGCGCTGTTTGGCTCCATCATCGCCATTAACGCCTACATGTTCCTGATCCGCAACGTCTCACCGGCTGTCGCCACCAGCTATGCCTACGTCAACCCGGTCGTGGCCGTGCTGCTCGGAACGGGATTGGGGGGAGAAACGCTCTCTTCCGTTGAATGGCTGGCATTAGGGGTGATTGTTTTTGCCGTCGTGCTGGTCACCCTGGGCAAATATTTACTGCCCGCAAAACCGGTGGTCACGCCTTGCGGGGTGGAGAAACCTTAA
- a CDS encoding DUF808 domain-containing protein, whose product MAGSSLLTLLDDIATLLDDISVMGKLAAKKTAGVLGDDLSLNAQQVSGVRANRELPVVWGVAKGSFLNKVILVPLALLISAFIPWAITPLLMIGGAFLCFEGVEKVLHSFSARKESDTPEMRQQRLEALAAQDPKTFERDKVKGAIRTDFILSAEIVAITLGIVSDAPLLNQVLILSGIAILVTVGVYGLVGLIVKLDDIGYWLEEKSSAVARGIGKSLLVLAPWLMKSLSVVGTLAMFLVGGGIVVHGIAPLHHAIEHFSSAQGAVVAAILPTLLNLVLGFIIGAIVVAAVKLVEKIRGTSH is encoded by the coding sequence TTGGCAGGAAGTAGCTTATTAACATTGCTGGATGATATTGCGACCTTACTGGATGACATTTCAGTGATGGGTAAACTGGCGGCGAAAAAAACCGCAGGTGTGCTGGGAGATGATTTATCGCTTAACGCCCAGCAGGTGAGTGGGGTAAGGGCTAACCGTGAACTGCCGGTGGTGTGGGGGGTAGCAAAAGGCTCCTTCCTGAATAAGGTGATTCTGGTGCCGCTGGCGCTGCTGATCAGCGCGTTTATTCCCTGGGCCATCACGCCATTGCTGATGATTGGCGGGGCATTTCTCTGCTTCGAGGGCGTGGAGAAGGTTCTGCACTCCTTCAGCGCGCGCAAGGAGAGCGATACGCCGGAGATGCGCCAGCAGCGTCTGGAAGCGCTGGCCGCGCAGGACCCAAAAACCTTCGAGCGCGATAAGGTCAAAGGCGCCATTCGAACCGACTTTATCCTGTCCGCAGAGATTGTCGCCATTACGCTGGGCATCGTGTCTGACGCGCCGCTCCTGAATCAGGTTCTGATCCTCTCCGGCATCGCCATTCTGGTCACCGTCGGCGTCTACGGCCTGGTGGGACTGATCGTGAAGCTGGATGATATCGGCTACTGGCTGGAGGAGAAATCGAGCGCGGTGGCAAGAGGCATCGGCAAAAGCCTGCTGGTGCTGGCCCCGTGGCTGATGAAGAGTTTGTCGGTGGTGGGCACGCTGGCGATGTTCCTCGTGGGCGGCGGGATCGTGGTTCACGGTATCGCTCCGCTGCACCATGCAATCGAACATTTCTCCTCGGCGCAGGGGGCCGTTGTCGCGGCGATTCTGCCGACGCTGCTGAATCTGGTGCTGGGCTTTATCATTGGCGCTATCGTGGTCGCGGCGGTGAAGCTGGTTGAAAAAATACGCGGCACGTCGCACTAA
- a CDS encoding YodC family protein: MVFLVSDEVKPKKGGPRMIVTGYSSGMVECRWHDGYSIKREAFREDELQPGDGQHKRDKA, from the coding sequence ATGGTCTTTTTGGTCAGTGATGAAGTTAAGCCTAAGAAGGGCGGCCCACGTATGATTGTCACCGGGTATTCCAGCGGAATGGTGGAATGTCGGTGGCACGATGGCTATAGCATCAAGCGGGAAGCATTTCGTGAAGATGAGCTTCAGCCGGGGGACGGGCAGCACAAGCGGGACAAGGCTTAA